The Echinicola rosea genome has a segment encoding these proteins:
- a CDS encoding DUF5690 family protein, which yields MTKLNKVSISKTDLLLMGGAFMAYTGMYAVRKSFLAGQYEGMELLSDFHFKTLLIISQVVGYMLSKFIGIKVVSELPVQKRFMALVGLVGFGLLMLLVFAYSPVWLKPIAMFFNGLPLGMIFGLVLVYLEGRKNSELLVAGLSATFIFSTGLIKTTGVWLMQELQVSEAMMPFVTGAIYFPFLVLAGYGLSKCGGPTAHDKRLRTERVPMKKAERKEFLRQHGSAFLGLVLIYVVLTVVRDFRDNFIVEFWAELGLSGQPELITLTEIPVALIVLVVSALGILIWDNRKAFNIGMGMTVLGAVLMLVSTLLFKTGMIGAVAWMVSAGFSIYLPYILFHCLLFERFIAVLKYKGTVGYLFYVADAFGYLASVGIMIFKEIIPYHYSWVGFFTKLNFIGGLLIVFLVAVSVLLMNAGIIKVKLRRLYGLSVDKP from the coding sequence ATGACTAAGCTTAATAAAGTCTCCATTTCCAAGACGGATTTGCTGCTCATGGGGGGTGCATTTATGGCATACACGGGGATGTATGCCGTGAGGAAGTCCTTTTTAGCAGGCCAATATGAGGGGATGGAGCTACTGAGTGATTTTCATTTCAAGACGCTGTTGATTATAAGTCAGGTGGTCGGTTATATGTTGTCGAAGTTTATTGGTATTAAGGTGGTTTCCGAATTGCCTGTACAGAAGCGCTTTATGGCGCTTGTGGGATTGGTAGGTTTTGGCTTATTGATGCTTTTGGTTTTTGCTTACTCTCCGGTTTGGCTTAAGCCTATTGCCATGTTTTTTAATGGGCTTCCCTTGGGAATGATCTTTGGATTGGTGTTGGTTTACCTGGAGGGGAGAAAAAATTCAGAACTATTGGTGGCGGGATTAAGTGCCACATTTATTTTTTCGACAGGCCTTATCAAGACGACAGGGGTTTGGTTGATGCAAGAACTTCAGGTAAGTGAGGCGATGATGCCTTTCGTGACGGGAGCGATTTATTTTCCATTCTTGGTTTTGGCAGGATACGGGCTCAGTAAATGCGGTGGCCCGACAGCGCATGATAAGCGTTTGAGGACAGAAAGGGTTCCGATGAAAAAAGCCGAGCGGAAAGAGTTTCTGCGACAACATGGTTCCGCTTTTCTGGGCTTGGTGTTGATCTATGTGGTACTGACCGTGGTCAGGGATTTCCGAGATAATTTTATCGTTGAATTCTGGGCGGAATTAGGGCTTTCCGGTCAGCCAGAATTGATTACCTTGACTGAAATCCCTGTTGCCTTAATCGTTTTGGTTGTATCTGCACTTGGGATTTTGATATGGGATAATAGAAAGGCGTTTAATATAGGTATGGGGATGACAGTGCTGGGAGCGGTTTTGATGTTGGTATCTACACTCTTGTTTAAGACGGGAATGATAGGGGCTGTTGCTTGGATGGTCAGTGCCGGTTTTAGCATTTATCTTCCCTATATCCTGTTCCATTGCCTGTTGTTCGAACGATTTATTGCAGTGTTGAAGTACAAAGGGACGGTGGGGTATTTGTTTTATGTCGCAGATGCATTTGGCTATTTGGCCAGTGTGGGCATTATGATTTTCAAAGAAATCATCCCCTATCACTATTCCTGGGTGGGATTCTTCACTAAGCTCAATTTTATTGGCGGCTTGCTGATTGTTTTTTTAGTGGCTGTTTCAGTGTTGTTGATGAATGCCGGTATCATTAAAGTAAAATTACGGAGATTATACGGACTATCGGTTGATAAGCCTTAG
- a CDS encoding mechanosensitive ion channel family protein, translated as MTTDKSEIKEREKRKRVLFLFKVITFILLLWFADDLSKTLLPYISFVDNILKATIFLLSSHIIISLGRLITVRIYLRKKGQAPFKSNFILGINHIAGILNVVVLIISMMFLLGIEPKEFFTSITIVAAAIALLSKDYITNMINGLIIMFSDQLTLGDTVKIGDQLGKIQDVTLLNMILVNEEADTVMIPNASILTSQVINYSRQHHKKLTFEFEMSLKPTLEITALEERLKEVAFSFDKAIVKNTFTLKTTEIKHQTVQLKCQFLMAVANKATEKDIRRSINQTIIEIAREN; from the coding sequence ATGACTACTGACAAATCCGAGATTAAGGAGCGTGAAAAGCGTAAAAGAGTTCTTTTCCTCTTCAAAGTGATCACATTCATCCTCCTCCTTTGGTTTGCCGACGACCTTTCGAAGACATTACTACCGTACATTTCCTTTGTGGACAACATTCTCAAAGCAACCATCTTTTTGCTCAGCAGCCATATTATCATCTCGCTGGGCAGGCTGATCACTGTTCGTATTTACCTTCGAAAAAAAGGACAAGCCCCGTTCAAAAGCAACTTTATATTAGGTATAAACCATATTGCAGGCATCCTTAATGTCGTCGTATTGATTATTTCCATGATGTTTCTTCTGGGAATCGAGCCTAAAGAGTTTTTCACCAGTATCACCATCGTTGCGGCCGCCATCGCCTTACTCTCCAAGGACTATATCACCAATATGATCAATGGGCTCATCATCATGTTTTCGGACCAGCTTACCCTGGGTGACACCGTCAAGATCGGTGACCAGTTAGGAAAAATCCAAGATGTCACACTACTGAATATGATCTTGGTGAATGAAGAGGCAGATACGGTCATGATCCCAAATGCCTCCATCCTTACTTCCCAAGTGATCAATTACTCCAGGCAACACCATAAAAAACTAACGTTTGAATTTGAAATGAGCCTGAAGCCGACATTGGAAATCACAGCACTCGAGGAACGACTCAAAGAGGTAGCATTTTCCTTTGATAAAGCGATTGTCAAGAACACCTTTACCCTGAAAACCACCGAAATCAAGCACCAAACCGTACAACTGAAATGCCAGTTTCTCATGGCAGTGGCCAACAAAGCGACGGAAAAAGATATCAGAAGATCCATCAATCAAACCATCATTGAGATAGCACGTGAAAACTAA
- a CDS encoding helix-turn-helix domain-containing protein, protein MSKIEIKHITNMEKELKQHIAENLRKYRVLRGFTQEYIADYLGKKDYTAYSRYEQGRSNLKMDDAIKLSELYDVQIQELINGNPAIKHSRINGTSKQGGHFSVMVSLDGSIDTLENQMKRLKKLNTLIEHGEV, encoded by the coding sequence ATGTCGAAAATTGAAATCAAACATATTACCAATATGGAAAAGGAACTAAAACAACACATTGCCGAAAACCTCAGGAAATACCGAGTACTTAGAGGATTTACCCAAGAATACATTGCGGACTACCTTGGCAAAAAAGACTACACCGCATACTCCAGATATGAACAGGGACGTTCGAACCTGAAAATGGATGATGCCATCAAACTCTCCGAGTTGTATGATGTGCAAATCCAAGAACTGATCAATGGAAACCCTGCCATCAAACACAGTCGAATCAATGGAACATCAAAACAGGGAGGTCATTTCTCCGTCATGGTATCACTCGATGGATCCATCGACACGTTGGAGAATCAAATGAAACGCTTAAAGAAGCTCAATACCCTCATCGAGCATGGGGAAGTATAA
- a CDS encoding MGMT family protein, with the protein MKTNKENFFDLVYQVVRLIPKGRVTSYGAIANYLGAKSGARTVGYAMNAAHTMDDVPAHRVVNSKGLLTGKFHFSPPEKMQALLESEGVTIKNDQVLDFQTVYWDPNKELEL; encoded by the coding sequence GTGAAAACTAACAAGGAAAATTTCTTCGACTTGGTGTACCAAGTAGTGCGCCTGATCCCAAAAGGCCGGGTAACCTCCTATGGTGCCATTGCCAATTACCTTGGTGCAAAAAGTGGTGCAAGAACTGTTGGATATGCCATGAACGCCGCACACACCATGGACGATGTACCTGCTCACCGTGTGGTCAACAGCAAAGGCCTCCTTACAGGGAAATTTCATTTTTCCCCGCCCGAAAAGATGCAAGCCTTGCTGGAATCTGAAGGAGTCACCATCAAAAATGACCAAGTTCTTGATTTTCAAACTGTCTATTGGGATCCCAACAAAGAACTGGAATTGTAG
- the recR gene encoding recombination mediator RecR: MNFPSKLIEDAVNEISRLPGIGKKTALRLALHLLKQPEAVSENLTEAITKLRKQTSYCRICHNISDQEICSVCQGARRDRSLICVVEDIPDVLAIENTSQYNGLYHVLGGVISPIQGIGPEELKIESLLQRIDKPHSDNPVSEVILALPSTMEGDTTAFYITRKLKEKGIKVSTIARGIPVGGELEYTDEVTLGRSILTRINYSVD; the protein is encoded by the coding sequence TTGAACTTCCCCTCCAAACTCATCGAAGACGCGGTCAATGAGATCAGCAGGTTGCCCGGTATCGGCAAGAAAACAGCCTTGCGACTTGCCCTGCATTTACTGAAGCAACCAGAAGCGGTTTCTGAAAACCTCACCGAAGCGATCACCAAACTCCGGAAACAAACCTCCTACTGCCGCATATGCCACAATATTTCCGATCAGGAAATCTGCAGTGTATGCCAAGGTGCCCGGCGAGACCGAAGCCTGATCTGTGTCGTAGAAGACATTCCAGATGTCCTCGCCATCGAAAACACTTCGCAGTACAATGGGCTTTACCATGTGCTCGGCGGAGTAATTTCCCCCATCCAAGGAATCGGCCCAGAAGAGCTCAAAATAGAATCCTTGCTGCAACGCATCGACAAACCTCACTCAGACAATCCTGTATCCGAAGTCATCCTAGCCCTGCCTTCTACGATGGAAGGAGACACTACGGCTTTTTACATCACTCGGAAACTCAAAGAAAAAGGCATCAAAGTCAGCACCATCGCCCGCGGCATACCGGTCGGCGGGGAATTGGAATACACTGACGAGGTTACCCTTGGCAGAAGCATTCTCACCAGGATAAATTATTCCGTGGATTGA
- a CDS encoding sodium:solute symporter: MNSNLILLVITSYFLLLFIISYLTSRKVSQETFFTGDRESPWFLVAFGMIGASLSGVTFISVPGEVGNTNFYYFQVVLGYTVGYLTIAKVLLPLYYRMNLVSIYAYLQDRFGFWSYKTGAFFFILSRTLGSSIRVFLVAGVLQLILFDDWGIPFWVSVLITVSLIWLYTHRGGIKTVVWTDTLQTLFMLLAVGTSIYLVAKDLGISGAGELAANVVADSRSGIFNWDWQAGTNFFKQFASGAFITIVMTGLDQDMMQKNLTCRNIGDAQKNMFWFTIILVFVNLCFLVLGVLLYQYCEVNNITLPLRTDDLYPMLATEHFSVFAGTVFVLGIIAAAYSSADSTLTALTTSFCYDFLDIERNYPKDRQQTIRKKVHLIFTGIMFLVILLFRWINDQSVINTVFVIAGYTYGPLLGLYSFGLFTKRIVKDKAVPWIAAIAPLLAFIVSLNSKKWLFGYEFGFEVLILNGGLMFLGLLIFSQKERF; this comes from the coding sequence ATGAATTCAAATTTAATACTCCTCGTCATAACATCCTATTTTCTGTTGTTGTTCATTATTTCTTATTTAACATCCAGAAAAGTTTCGCAGGAGACGTTTTTTACGGGAGATCGGGAGTCGCCATGGTTTTTGGTGGCCTTTGGGATGATCGGTGCTTCGCTTTCTGGGGTGACCTTTATTTCGGTACCAGGGGAAGTGGGGAATACCAATTTTTATTATTTCCAAGTCGTATTGGGCTACACAGTAGGCTATTTGACGATTGCCAAAGTGCTTCTGCCGCTGTATTACCGGATGAATTTAGTGTCCATATATGCCTATTTGCAAGATAGGTTTGGGTTTTGGTCGTACAAGACCGGGGCTTTTTTCTTTATACTTTCCAGGACATTGGGCTCTTCTATCAGGGTGTTTTTGGTGGCAGGAGTGCTGCAATTGATCTTATTTGATGATTGGGGAATCCCATTTTGGGTGTCCGTACTGATCACCGTTTCCCTAATCTGGCTATATACCCACAGGGGAGGGATCAAAACCGTCGTGTGGACCGATACACTACAGACCTTGTTTATGCTGTTGGCGGTAGGGACGAGTATTTATCTGGTGGCAAAAGACCTGGGCATAAGTGGAGCGGGGGAGCTTGCTGCGAACGTAGTTGCGGATTCCCGATCGGGGATCTTTAACTGGGACTGGCAAGCAGGCACCAATTTCTTCAAGCAGTTTGCCAGTGGAGCCTTTATTACCATTGTGATGACGGGCTTGGATCAGGACATGATGCAGAAAAACCTTACTTGTAGGAATATCGGTGATGCCCAGAAGAACATGTTTTGGTTTACCATAATCCTGGTATTTGTAAACCTCTGCTTTTTAGTGCTTGGCGTTTTGCTATACCAATACTGCGAAGTAAACAACATCACGCTTCCCCTTAGGACGGATGATCTTTATCCCATGTTGGCGACGGAGCATTTCAGTGTGTTTGCTGGGACGGTTTTTGTGTTGGGGATTATTGCGGCGGCTTACTCCAGTGCAGATTCCACGTTGACTGCGTTGACTACCTCTTTTTGCTATGATTTTTTGGATATAGAGCGCAATTACCCCAAAGACCGTCAGCAGACAATCCGCAAAAAAGTGCATTTGATCTTTACCGGGATAATGTTTTTGGTAATCCTTCTATTTAGGTGGATCAATGATCAAAGCGTAATCAATACGGTATTTGTAATTGCAGGCTATACATACGGTCCATTACTGGGGTTGTACAGTTTTGGATTGTTTACGAAGCGGATAGTAAAAGATAAAGCGGTACCATGGATAGCTGCCATAGCACCGCTTTTAGCCTTCATTGTAAGTTTGAATTCTAAAAAGTGGCTTTTCGGTTATGAATTTGGGTTTGAAGTACTCATTCTGAATGGAGGGCTAATGTTTTTAGGCTTGTTGATTTTTAGCCAAAAGGAAAGGTTTTAA
- a CDS encoding zinc-binding dehydrogenase, with amino-acid sequence MTAPTAKAMVFIDANTPFSPTIIDLPQLKEGELLVRNHYATICASDLHTFYGRRKSCGHSILGHEIIGTITALAGKGVLDYFGNPLKKGDKITWSVYAYDPQSPTSRKGFPQKSEALYKYGHEQMNEAYKLNGGFSSHCHLREGTTIFKLPYSLTEKEAAPLNCTHATIAGALRLAGNLKGKNVLVNGVGMLGLSACAMAKEKGAAQVWAQDLHPDKLAFSKSFGADHTILFKDLESKILTKPYGKIDIIIETSGVPEAMEKCIQLLGIGGTMILVGAVFPQRDLLVNAEHLVRNLLTIKGLHNYIPQDLASAIDFLSTAKRKYPFESLVGKEFALEELDSAFEAGNEGRYYRVGIKP; translated from the coding sequence ATGACAGCACCAACCGCAAAGGCAATGGTATTTATAGATGCCAATACGCCTTTTTCACCTACTATAATAGATCTACCTCAATTAAAAGAAGGGGAATTGCTTGTAAGAAACCACTATGCAACGATCTGTGCCAGTGATCTACATACTTTTTATGGCCGCCGTAAATCCTGCGGACATAGCATTTTGGGCCATGAAATCATCGGGACCATTACGGCACTAGCGGGCAAGGGTGTGTTAGATTATTTTGGGAATCCATTAAAGAAAGGGGACAAAATCACTTGGTCTGTTTATGCCTACGACCCTCAATCACCCACTTCAAGAAAAGGATTTCCCCAAAAATCCGAGGCACTGTATAAGTACGGCCACGAGCAGATGAACGAAGCTTACAAACTGAACGGAGGATTTTCCAGCCACTGCCATTTAAGGGAAGGTACGACCATTTTTAAGCTCCCTTATTCGCTCACCGAAAAAGAAGCGGCTCCGCTAAACTGCACGCATGCCACGATCGCTGGGGCACTCCGGCTTGCCGGTAACCTGAAAGGTAAAAACGTACTGGTCAACGGTGTGGGGATGCTTGGACTTTCTGCATGCGCCATGGCAAAAGAAAAGGGTGCTGCACAGGTATGGGCACAGGACCTCCACCCCGACAAATTAGCATTTTCAAAATCCTTTGGGGCTGATCACACCATTCTATTTAAAGATCTGGAAAGCAAGATATTGACCAAACCCTATGGCAAAATAGATATCATTATCGAAACCTCAGGAGTGCCTGAAGCAATGGAAAAATGTATTCAACTATTGGGAATTGGAGGAACAATGATATTGGTGGGCGCTGTCTTTCCCCAAAGAGATCTGTTGGTCAATGCGGAACACCTGGTCCGCAATCTCCTTACCATTAAAGGGCTGCACAACTACATCCCTCAAGACTTGGCAAGCGCCATTGACTTTCTATCCACCGCAAAACGCAAATACCCCTTTGAAAGTTTGGTAGGAAAAGAGTTTGCTCTAGAAGAGTTGGACTCCGCATTTGAAGCGGGCAATGAAGGACGCTATTACAGGGTAGGTATCAAACCATAA
- a CDS encoding ATP-dependent Clp protease adaptor ClpS translates to MSMQPLEHTVEEEVEILLEDLVDTEEHDLVVFNDDINTFEHVTKVLIKVCKHSQEQAEQCTMIIHYKGKCAVKKGSMKQLKPMCESILDAGIQAAIV, encoded by the coding sequence ATGAGCATGCAACCATTAGAACATACTGTAGAAGAGGAAGTGGAAATCTTGCTGGAAGATTTGGTGGATACGGAAGAGCATGACCTCGTGGTATTTAACGATGACATCAATACCTTTGAACATGTCACCAAGGTACTGATCAAAGTTTGTAAACACTCCCAGGAGCAGGCTGAACAGTGCACCATGATCATCCACTACAAGGGCAAATGTGCTGTCAAAAAAGGCAGTATGAAGCAATTGAAGCCAATGTGCGAGTCCATCTTGGACGCAGGTATCCAAGCAGCCATCGTCTAA
- a CDS encoding helix-turn-helix domain-containing protein, producing the protein MMENPEYLTSWIGAKIKDIRKSHNLKLGELADKSGISIAMLSKIENGRVFPTLPSLIQILSTLEVDLNAFFADLKGDKEFPGFLLKKRSQYQSIKKEEAAVGFDYELILNHKIERSSMEISLLTIKGNSQRERVSTDGFEYLYMVKGSLKYELGEHTFDLEEGDSLFFNGNFPHVPVNTRKSDAIILVIYFIELR; encoded by the coding sequence ATGATGGAGAATCCTGAATACCTCACCAGCTGGATTGGTGCCAAAATAAAAGACATCCGAAAATCCCATAATTTAAAGCTCGGAGAACTGGCTGACAAGAGCGGGATTAGTATTGCTATGTTGAGCAAGATAGAAAACGGAAGGGTGTTCCCTACACTTCCCTCTTTGATCCAAATCCTCAGTACATTGGAGGTAGACCTGAATGCATTCTTTGCCGATCTCAAGGGAGACAAGGAATTCCCCGGTTTTCTACTCAAAAAACGTAGTCAATACCAGTCTATCAAAAAGGAAGAAGCAGCAGTAGGCTTTGATTATGAGCTGATACTTAACCATAAAATAGAGCGATCGTCCATGGAAATCTCCCTATTGACGATTAAGGGCAATTCCCAAAGGGAACGGGTATCTACAGACGGCTTTGAATACCTCTATATGGTGAAAGGTTCCCTAAAGTATGAACTCGGTGAGCACACATTTGACCTGGAAGAAGGGGACAGCTTATTCTTCAACGGAAACTTCCCCCATGTCCCGGTCAATACCCGAAAATCCGATGCCATCATTTTGGTGATCTACTTTATAGAATTACGGTAA
- a CDS encoding head GIN domain-containing protein — protein sequence MKNTLKCMLVAWMALAVSTVSAQTNDEVRSLSIFNGVEVSNSIEAKLVRGDQYQVEISASGTEVANVVTEVEDRQLQVKMGKGNFGSTSVKVTITYAGDLDKVQTSTSASVFVQDVLDSKSLALRAETSSYIETSVNVSKLSLEGTTNAKIFVEGTAADLRLEAYTKADINGEGLQVKNADVKTNTAAKSVISVSESIKGSAGTAGKVLYIGDPSLVDVKTNTGGDISRKE from the coding sequence ATGAAGAACACCCTAAAATGCATGCTGGTGGCTTGGATGGCACTGGCAGTGAGTACGGTCTCCGCCCAGACCAATGACGAAGTAAGGAGCCTTTCAATCTTCAATGGAGTGGAGGTTTCCAATTCCATCGAAGCGAAACTTGTAAGGGGCGATCAGTACCAGGTAGAGATATCTGCATCCGGAACGGAGGTTGCCAATGTGGTCACGGAAGTGGAAGATAGGCAACTGCAGGTAAAAATGGGCAAAGGGAATTTTGGCTCCACGAGCGTAAAAGTAACAATTACCTATGCTGGGGACCTTGATAAGGTACAGACAAGCACCAGTGCCAGCGTCTTTGTGCAAGATGTTTTGGACAGCAAGTCATTGGCGCTAAGGGCAGAGACCAGCAGTTACATCGAAACCAGCGTCAATGTCTCCAAACTGAGCTTGGAAGGAACTACCAATGCCAAGATATTTGTAGAGGGAACGGCAGCTGATTTGAGGCTGGAGGCCTATACCAAGGCGGATATCAATGGCGAAGGCCTACAAGTGAAAAATGCCGATGTGAAGACCAATACCGCAGCAAAATCGGTCATCAGCGTTAGTGAGTCGATAAAAGGGTCTGCAGGTACTGCTGGAAAAGTCCTGTACATCGGAGATCCTAGCTTGGTAGATGTAAAAACCAACACTGGTGGTGATATTTCAAGAAAAGAATAA
- a CDS encoding SDR family NAD(P)-dependent oxidoreductase: protein MNRNIIITGAAGNLGSAVVDKFKREGFRVIATVAPGKGEEMEEANDIYELDVTDEEQVAEFAKEYTVQYGSELEAVAMLVGGFSMGDLAKTSKADVEKMLQLNFFSAYNLTKAFLPVLKKTGKGTFLFVGAKPALNLGEGKATVAYTLSKSLVVNLSALVAAETEGTEIRSHVFVPSIIDTPPNREAMPDQDFSKWVRPDEIAESMHFAATNPSLRQTTFKLYGSV, encoded by the coding sequence ATGAATAGGAATATCATTATTACAGGAGCCGCAGGGAATTTAGGGAGTGCTGTAGTGGATAAGTTTAAGCGAGAAGGATTTAGGGTAATTGCTACTGTAGCACCGGGAAAAGGAGAGGAAATGGAGGAAGCAAATGATATCTATGAGCTGGATGTGACCGATGAGGAGCAGGTGGCGGAGTTTGCAAAGGAATATACCGTTCAATACGGCTCGGAGCTGGAGGCGGTGGCGATGTTGGTAGGAGGCTTCTCAATGGGAGACCTTGCCAAGACGTCCAAGGCAGATGTGGAAAAGATGCTGCAGCTGAATTTTTTCAGTGCATATAACCTGACAAAGGCTTTTTTGCCCGTGCTAAAGAAGACCGGGAAGGGAACGTTTTTATTTGTGGGAGCAAAACCTGCCTTGAACCTCGGGGAAGGCAAAGCCACTGTGGCATACACTTTGAGTAAGAGTTTAGTGGTCAATTTGTCCGCGCTGGTAGCAGCAGAAACAGAAGGTACCGAGATCAGGTCCCATGTTTTTGTGCCGAGCATTATCGATACTCCGCCCAATCGGGAGGCCATGCCGGACCAAGACTTCTCCAAGTGGGTCCGGCCGGATGAAATAGCCGAATCGATGCATTTTGCGGCGACAAACCCATCTTTGAGGCAGACGACCTTTAAACTTTATGGCAGTGTATAA